The region TTTGGGATATAGCAGGAGCTAATGTTTGCTTAGTGACTTGTTGACTTAAAATTGGGGGGTTTTTAGAATTATATTGTGGTAACACTAAAAgctaaatatgaaataattgaAATCGATGTTAGGATTGTTCTGGAATGTCTTCATTTTGGTTGGGCTTGACCTGTGTATCCGTGAAAGGCCCAACTTGTGTTCTTGTGCCAGCAAGCTCACcaagttgattaaaaaaaaaagatgttggCAATATGATTGATGTGTTTATCCCCTTAGGACTGTAAACAGACAATATAGCAAACTGTAGTGCCGTTACTGGAGAATAAGTTTGGTTCACTTCAATactggctggggctgccggcCTCTCGATGCTGGCACCGCCTCCCCCTCACGCCAGACCCGACCTGTTGCTCACGTGGCGCCAGAGCGCGGCACCTCTGCACCCCCATCGCCTCAATAAACGCGAGCTCTCGAAGCTTCTGTGGAATTAACCACGACTGGTGTTTTATATGACTTTCTCTGCTCctgcggcggcggggcgggggcggggccgcagCCCGCCCTCCGCCGGCACAGGCACCGTCATAGGCGGTGTCATGGCGGCGGAGCGGGAGCTGCGGTTCTACCGGCGGCTGCCGAAAGCGGTGAGCGGTGGGGGGGGTCAGGTGGGGGGGTCACTGCCCGCCCGCCGGGCGCGGGAAGCCGGGCGGGTTCGAGCGGGGGCCTTGGAGCTTCGCTGGATTCGGCAGCGCACCGATAGTGCAGTGCGGTGGGCGGACAGACGGCTGCTACTGTCTCAGAGCTTTTCTCGAACGCGGACTTTTCCTGAGGTGCTTTGTGCCACGGAAAAGCGCGGTGGGCGCTCGCCTCTCCGCCTTTGCAGTTCTCCCTGCGTAATCTTCCTCTTAATGTATCAATTGAGCGTGGTCCTTTTTTATGGTCCTGTTTTCCCCGAGGCTAGCCCAAGAAGTCTGACTCAGATAACGCTTTTTTCCATGTCCGGAAGGGTGTGCCTTACTTTTAGCGTATCTGTGCTATCCTTTGGTACGTGTTACTGTGCTTTTATCGGTGTTGCCGCTCCGGACTTGCAAAACAGTAAATGGCACGTACTCCCCCGGAGACCTTATGCGGTAAATGCACAGGTGTGCAATCAAAGCCACATCAAATCGCACCGTTCTTGTGTTCTTATGCTGCTTTTCAACAAGATGTTTTTCAGGGTTTACGTTTAACGTCTGACTGAATTCTGTGAAGTATTTCACTTCTAAGCCTGTGAAGAATTTAATGCAGTAGTAGTATGTATCTGGCTTGATTTCCGGAAGAGGTAGGCAGCTATAGCTCCTGGTGTTTAGCTCATAAGAAGGAGCAAAGGCGAGGTGAGGGAGGGAGCTGAGAATCATAGGCGTTTTGGACCCGAAAGGCAGGTTGCCAGGAGGAAGTTGGGCAGAAAGCAGTCTCGGACAAAGGAGGGCAATTACTCCAGTGCCATTAACAGGTAGAGGTAGCATCTTGCTGGATTTCTGGTGCAACTTAAAACatcaaagcacaaaaaaaggaagggtaAGTGGATATACAGATGTTGCCATTTTCAAACCGCGTACACATCCATTTAACTTGCAGTGGATGGGGAAAGAGTTTGTGAATCCTTATACTTTTCTTAACAATGAGGCAGCAGTTTGCTTCGTCCTCACCTTGAATTGCACCACTCTATTAGCTGGAGAGCCCTTTTTCCTGAGCCAGCCATGCTCCCCCTGAGATCAGTGCTAACAGCAGCCCACCAAGCCAGGAGGAACAAATAGGACAGTCTTAGCTGAACGGGTGCAtgcaaaggcaggaggaagcaaTTGTTAGCCAAACAGAGAtaactgttattttatttttaaactcagagTGAGACAATAACTAGGACGAAAGAACAGTAATACAGGCAGGAGGTAGAAGCCATCTTTTTCGCCAGACATGAATCcataggaattttttttttctcaaggaaCTTCATGCTCATTTGAACGGCTGTATCAGTTCTGCCACTATGAAGAAGCTTATGGCCCAGAAGCCATACCTGCAGATCCAGAATGGAATGACAGTGATtgataaaggaaagaaaagaacctTAGATGAGTGAGTATACACATGTGTCTGCGTGCGTGATGAACGTTTACCAAGTGTCTTCTAAGTTCAGAACAGAGAAATGTATGGCCTTATACACTGactgcagaaaatacattttcaagttTTAGTTACAGTACAATCTGTTGGATTTTTTGCTGCTTGTATCTATAGAAAAACTTCTTAGATGTTTGCAAACTAAATGGAAATCTCACGTTGATTAATTCCCATTTTAAAGGATTGAAaattttcactttcagcatctgcttttcagagaaaattgACTCGCATAGTTTCCTTTTTTggaaacttcattttttcctgtgtttcaaaaagccttttgtcaaaaataataattcctgTTGCAAATGCGTTGTTAGCATCTAAAATCAGAAATTGCATTTCAGATGGTCTTTGTATTTGAAGCTACAAGCTGTTTAATTGAGCATAGTGAGTGCGTGTTTTCAaaatgtagaatttttttttaatactcctCGTACTGTTCAACATTTGtccaattaatattttaactttttattttagatgttttcagatgtttcagCTTATCTATCAGATTACCACAAGGACTGAAGATATTTTACTGGTAAGTTAATGAAAAGTTTGCTTAAAACAAGGAAGCAATACACACAGTCAAAATTAGTTGGATTAGCAGCACTGGCTTCCAGGTAACAATATCAACGATGTCCCTTCAATGGGAGGTCAGAATCATTATTGTAAAACACATTAATTTAGAAACGTGGGACTTCATATaacttttacatttaattattcTGAAAGCAATGAGCCTCCGATATGGTGGTCATTATGACCACCCAGATGCTTGGACTGATAACGTCTTTAAAATGTGACATTTGTTCATTGTTACCAATGCTGTGTCTcctctttttgctttggttcCTTGTGGACCCAAACTACAGAACTAGAATTGGCCTTTGTTCACCTCAGGTGACAAAGCTGTTAAAGAGAACTGTCTTGTGATCAAAAGAGGGAGCAGAAAGTGGTGTAGTGTCCTCGTCTTTCCTCCTGTAAAGGGCCTTGTAGGCAGCCTGTTAAATTTACAGAAAGGTTCAGTGACTGCACTGGGCAAGGGGTGGTATTGTTCAGACAAGGAAATTCTCATTTGTCCTAACTCTCTTTAGTGTCACCGAGGGACGTGAAGGTACCCTCTGTGGGCTAGTGTTTCCAGAGGTGGGAAGCACTGAAAACGTGGAAGGCCTGAAATCTTATAAGTGTTTCATGCCAAAAGATATCTGGGTCTTTTAGTTGTAAAGAACAATATAACCAATTATAAGCCTTGCTTTCATGATGTTGAATACGCTGCTTGTTAATCAGATAACTAAAGATGTTATTAAAGAATTTGCTGATGATGGTGTCAAGTACCTGGAATTGAGGAGCACTCCTAGAGAAGAAAAGTCCACAGGTAcagtctgttctggtttttaatttgtaagCCTGATGTGCTGCAACCCTTAGTTAAGACTATGTTAATAACAAGTGAAGTCAAATGTAGGTGGTTCAACAAAAATATAccttaaatataaaagcaaagatttaaCCATGTAAAAACGTGTCACTTGACTATTAGATTTTTGAGGACAAAAATGTGTCAGTTAAAACCCTATTACCCAAAAATTTGGGTTATTCGCTTTAGTATGACATCTGAGTctgctaatatttttaacagctgatagtttctttttgttacttcattttttgttttcttttagatgTGGTTTAATAGAAACACATAAGGCCTGTTGCTACTCTCTGGTTCATGctaagttattttctttcttccaggtGCTTAGGAGGAGgcttaattaaaatgtatgctTCAAAGTAAAGCTATATTTATAAATAGAATTAGAACTCTATAGATAAGACTGGACTAAAATCAAAGGTGCAAAATGAACCTTACAAGGCTAGAGTGCTAGGTCTGCAACATCACAATAAAACTAATTCAAATATGTTTATTCCAAATGTGTACATGTGTTTGTAGGTATGACCAAAAGGATGTATGTTGAAACCATACTTGAGGGTATAAAGCAGTGTAAAGAAGAAGGCTTGGATATAGATGTAAGGTAAATACAGCACATGGAGTGCCTCTGTTTCAAGGTTTTATGTAGTCTGGTGCTCAGTCATGTAGTTTGCAGGGAGGTTTACAAACCATCAgtgtaggaaaagaaaattctgtttaaactAGTCTATGTGGAGTGGAAACAGGTCATTCATACGGAAGCCTGAATTTTTATCTTCCTCTTTACTGGTAGAGAATGAAACTGGGTAAAGCTTTTCAGCCCTAAGACTGGCCATTCTCTGCAACATTTTCAGGGAAAGCAGggtgttttttaaatggaaattgcATTAAGGACTCCTTTTTCACAGCCTAGATTCATTACAAGGATTTTGCTTGATTAGCTGAACAAGCAACCTGCTGTAAAGGAGTGGTAGTCCTAACCAGCAGAAAAGCTTCAGATGATGTCACTGGTTGCTCGGAGGCAGTCTGCTTGCCTGTCTTTTATACTCTCAGTAGCAACCCTTGTTAGATTTTTTTGTGGAAGCGGAAGAATTCTCATTCTTCACGTGTGCACCTCTGAGAGGTTGCTTGCCTGATAGCGCAGGCAGCAAGTGAGCATATtgttccctgccctccctctcaCTGTGGCTACTGCATTTCACAGGCTAACACATTCATCTAATTTGTGTCCCTCTGCACTTCGGTACCTCCATTCCTTCATCAGTTTCCTATACAAATACTCTTTACACTCAGCCGTGAAGGATGTGAAGTGCCATTTTTGTTGCTATCAGATTAGTTGGTCTCCTGATACTACAGCTTGGGTTTAACGTAACGTGTACATTTCTATCCTAGATTGTTAATAGCAATAAATAGAAAAGGTGGCCCGGTAGTTGCTAAGCAGACTGTTAAACTTGCTGAAGAGTTCCTTCTTTCCACTGATGGGGTTGTAGTAGGACTTGACCTCAGTGGTGATCCCACCgtaagtttttgttttattttggccTGTTCTCAAAGATAAATATATAATGTTGTGTAACAGTAAGTGGTTGTAATCGTACTTGGTTCTTGTCTGATGTTTGTTGCTAGTTTGAATGGATTGCTCATAATCTTGATACCAGCTTAGTCCCTGTTGCTGTAAGGGACAGATActccaacaaaaaaatctgtagatTAATACGTGGCACTGAAAAAATAGCCACTGAAAAGTAGCGTTTATCTGGGAAGTGTCTATTACTAAATTGTCCTGGTCAGATTGACTGGGTTTAGGCAAGTTAAATAATATTGCAAGTTGATGCTAGTTTAAATTTTGTTTAGACACACTAAATGCTTATTGTGTATTAAGAAGGCAAAATTGTTTGAGGATAGCTGTCAGGCTGAAATGAAATAGCTCTAGGTAGTAGTTGTAGAAAGGATACCAAAGTCAAGATCATTGACTTGCCAGTGCTGGGCATCACCCAAACTACTGACATTTGCCCAGTTTGTCTAAATTGCGCCCACACAGCAGCACTTTAAGTGACCTGTTGTGGTCAAAACTGAAGTAATGGGAAAAGCGAAATAATTCAGTGTAACTGCATTTGAATTAAGTATTTTGCTATTGCTAGACTTCTTAATTATTGTAATAGCAGGAGTTTTGTAAAACAAGCTGTAGAATGGTGATGTGTTTCTGTCTTCAAGGCAGGACATGGTCAAGATTTTTTGGAACCACtctcagaagcaaaaaaagcagGTCTAAAGCTGGCGTTGCATCTTTCAGAGgtaaaagttttctttattttggtcCTCTAATTCCCATTTTATAAAAACCTTGATAAAACTAAATTTGAAGTTCTCAGGCCAAAGTTGTAatggtttggggtgttttgacaagagagaagaaaacGAGGAGAAATGTTCAATTTGTTCTGAATCAGAACTTGTCAAATCAGTTCTTACTATACTGTATCTAGTGGGGGGTTAGGGGTGAATTTGGAAATCAGTAATATTCCAAGAGATCCGCTGCCTTCTTCCTGGTATTTTATCAGAAGTCATGTATAGTAAAATTCACAGATTTTCCTGGGTGGTTCTGTTAGCTCTGCTTGTATCAGTAGAAAGAGTTGGGTTTCTCCAATACAGTCTGTTGAAGTGGTGGCTGAAGTTTACTCTGACGAGTCTggtaaatactgaaaatattttaatttattcaggaAATTAAGCAAGATACATGATGTCACAGGCCTATTTATACTTGTTTCTATTTCATTAAAGAGGCTTTTGTAGGATATTCCTGCATGcttctctgaaaatgtatttcttaatgTCTcagtggtgttttggtttgtttgtttgtttttgacctcttgcattttatattcttcatgcaccatttttttaatccctgtGTAAAACAAGCATTGAAGGTTGTCTTGACAGGGTAGTTTTGAAACTGGAGCATACAAGGCTGATTTGATGCCTCCAACTGAAAGTCTTTCAGAACTGCAAATAGcaatcatctctttctacataCCAGTTCAGGATTATGGCTTCTTCTGTTTGCAGTTCCCAGCGGAGGGTCACTTTCATGCACTACTTCTTTCTTTACAGGGTAGTAATGCAGATGTTTAGTCTCACTGACACTTTCTTTTGGGTAAGACACGCTGTGAAAACAGAACTTGAAGTCcgttgtaaatatttaatgtgctGTTTTATGCTGCCTtgacaaaatgtaaaatatatccTCTCTAGATCCCAAATCAAGAAGAAGAGACCAAAATTCTCCTGGGCCTGCCTCCTGACAGAATTGGACATGGAACATTTCTCAACTCTGCAACAACAGGCTCAGAAGAGTTAGTGCCACTTGTCCGACAGTATCATATACCTATtggtaaggaaaaaagttaagaaaatcACACGGTGATCTCTCTATTTCAGAACATTGTACGTATTGCTGATCTAGTAACTCTGATTTGTCTTTGACCAGAGGTGACTTGGGGAAAGCGTGGCAGTGTATGTGAGAGAATAGCCTGTAAAGGTACACTGGTAAcacctttgtggttttgatATATTTGTGGCAGTAGACAACAATTGATGTctcagatgaaaacaaaactaaatcgTAACATTTACTTACTGTGCgaggctgtgtggtgtttcTCTCTCTGGTTTGCAAGCTCCCTAAATTTTATAGCCAGCCAGTAGTTAAGAAATTGATTACCAGACTTTCCTCAGAACATACTACCAAATATTTGAACCATAGAAAATCAAGGAAACAACAAGagctgattttaattttcattcagGAATAGAAATAAGTCAATCAATGTGTCAACCATAACATGCCTTTTGTTTTGATATCtattcttgtttcttcttttttccccttagaaCTTTGCATGACATCAAACATCAAAACTCAAACAGTGTCTTCCTGTGACAAACACCATTTTGGATACTGGTACAACATGGGCCACCCTGCAGTGCTTTGTGTAAGTATTTTGATTGTAACTGTGTATTTGGGCAAAGAGCCAAACCAGTGTGAAATTAGAGAAGTGTATCTCCTTTTATGGACCAGAGCTGACTTACTAACAATTTCTGAccttgcagaaaataatttcatactGGCAGATTTCTCTTAAACATACTGGTCCAATGCTAGCATTTAAGCTTGTAGTCACCTGGCTAATCATCATGTTGGATGAAAGTGCTTGAGTTCCTTTGGCAGCAAATTATGGTCCATAATTGTTGAGGTGCCAAGTGCTTTTGTTGGCATTGGCAGGGTTCTACTATCCTGTTGGTTTAACCCCTGTAATTTGTAGCATTGTCCAAgtgcgtgtatatatatattagagCATTGTCTTATTATTAAATAAGCCTCACTCCTTTATCATACAGTGTATTTATTATTGAGTTTGAACTCTGTTATCTTAggtgaaaaataattcattattaGAGATTACTTCTGAGGT is a window of Phalacrocorax aristotelis chromosome 7, bGulAri2.1, whole genome shotgun sequence DNA encoding:
- the MAPDA gene encoding N6-Methyl-AMP deaminase isoform X1, translating into MTFSAPAAAGRGRGRSPPSAGTGTVIGGVMAAERELRFYRRLPKAELHAHLNGCISSATMKKLMAQKPYLQIQNGMTVIDKGKKRTLDECFQMFQLIYQITTRTEDILLITKDVIKEFADDGVKYLELRSTPREEKSTGMTKRMYVETILEGIKQCKEEGLDIDVRLLIAINRKGGPVVAKQTVKLAEEFLLSTDGVVVGLDLSGDPTAGHGQDFLEPLSEAKKAGLKLALHLSEIPNQEEETKILLGLPPDRIGHGTFLNSATTGSEELVPLVRQYHIPIELCMTSNIKTQTVSSCDKHHFGYWYNMGHPAVLCTDDKGVFATDLSQEYELVAKTFNLTRSQMWDLSNESINYIFASSVVKSKLREQWCKLKPTLFD
- the MAPDA gene encoding N6-Methyl-AMP deaminase isoform X3, yielding MYQLSVVLFYGPVFPEASPRSLTQITLFSMSGRVCLTFSVSVLSFGTCYCAFIGVAAPDLQNSKWHVLPRRPYAVNAQELHAHLNGCISSATMKKLMAQKPYLQIQNGMTVIDKGKKRTLDECFQMFQLIYQITTRTEDILLITKDVIKEFADDGVKYLELRSTPREEKSTGMTKRMYVETILEGIKQCKEEGLDIDVRLLIAINRKGGPVVAKQTVKLAEEFLLSTDGVVVGLDLSGDPTAGHGQDFLEPLSEAKKAGLKLALHLSEIPNQEEETKILLGLPPDRIGHGTFLNSATTGSEELVPLVRQYHIPIELCMTSNIKTQTVSSCDKHHFGYWYNMGHPAVLCTDDKGVFATDLSQEYELVAKTFNLTRSQMWDLSNESINYIFASSVVKSKLREQWCKLKPTLFD
- the MAPDA gene encoding N6-Methyl-AMP deaminase isoform X2 yields the protein MKKLMAQKPYLQIQNGMTVIDKGKKRTLDECFQMFQLIYQITTRTEDILLITKDVIKEFADDGVKYLELRSTPREEKSTGMTKRMYVETILEGIKQCKEEGLDIDVRLLIAINRKGGPVVAKQTVKLAEEFLLSTDGVVVGLDLSGDPTAGHGQDFLEPLSEAKKAGLKLALHLSEIPNQEEETKILLGLPPDRIGHGTFLNSATTGSEELVPLVRQYHIPIELCMTSNIKTQTVSSCDKHHFGYWYNMGHPAVLCTDDKGVFATDLSQEYELVAKTFNLTRSQMWDLSNESINYIFASSVVKSKLREQWCKLKPTLFD